CGCCCGCGGCGTCGCTGCCGGGGATGTGCGGCATCTCCAGGTCGATACCGGGCATCCCTCTGCGCGTCCAGATGTCGAGGTGGTTTAACGCGCCCGCCTTTACGTCGACGAGTACCTCGTCGGCGTCGGGTTCGGGGTCGGAAAAGTCGCCGTACTCGATTACGTCGCGGTCGCCGTGCTCCGTGAACTGGACGGCCTTCATACTGCGTCCCACCACCCGGCGCGCCAAAACTGTGTGTTTCCGTCCGACGATTTGCCGGTTGTTCATCGTCTATTAAACATACGTGGCGTCGGGCGCAGCGACGCGCTCGCTCCGATCGTCGCCCGGAGTTTTGGTGCCGCCGTGCGAACCACCCCGCATGAGCGAAAACGAAGGCGGCCTCGGCGAGCAGCACCACGGCACCGAACCCGACGACGACCACGGCCACGGCGACGGTCACAGGTCGGATACCGACGACCGGCTCGGCTACAGGTCAGACACCGGTGACCACCACAGCCACGACTCGGACGGCGACGACGACCCCCACCATGACGACGACCCCCACCATGACGACGACCCTCATCACCACCACGACGTAGAGACGCTCGGATTCGCCGTCGTCACCGTCTCCTCATCGCGCTCGCTCGACGACGACCCGGCGGGCGACGCCATCGCCGCCGCGTTCGAGGCGGAGGGTCACGAACTCGCCACGCGCGAACTCGTCGCCGACGAGTACGACGGCGTTCAGGGCACGGTCAACCGACTCGTCAGCCGCGACGACACCGACGTAGTCGTCACCACCGGCGGGACCGGCGTCACACCCGACGACGTGACCGTCGGAGCCGTCGAACCGATTCTGGAGAAGGAACTTCCGGGGTTCGGCGAACTGTTTCGGCGGTTGTCGTACGAGGAAATCGGTACCCGCGTCGTCGGCACCCGCACCACCGCGGGTGTCACCGACGGCGTTCCGGTGTTCTGCCTGCCCGGGAGCGAGAACGCTGCCCGCCTCGGCGCAGAGGAGATCATCGTGCCCGAGGCGGGCCACCTCGCTGGGTTAGCGACCCGCGACGAGGGCGACGAAAGCGGTTCGAACGGCGAGAACGGTGAGGGGAACGGAGACGACGAGCAGTAATCGGCGCCGTTACGCGTCGCCTTTCTTGACGCCGTCGCCGTCGTCGCGGCCGGGGTCGTGGCTCTCGAACCACTCGGTGAGTTCGCGCAGGCGGTGGGTCGCCCGCTCGGGCGCGCCGACGTTGTGGTGCTCGTCGGGGTAGACGACGAGTTTCGCGTCGACGCCGCGCCGACGGACGCTCACGTACAGCTGTTCGGCCTGCGACGGCGGACAGCGCCAGTCCTCGCCGCCGGCGGTGACGAGAAGCGGCGTGTCGATTTCGTCCACGTCGTGGATACTGGAGATGGCGCGGTACGCCTCGGATTTCTCCCACGGCAGGCCGATGTCGTGGACGTACCACTGGTGTAAGTCGGCGGTACCGAACAGCGAGTAGAAGTCGTAGATGCCGTGTTCGGGCGCGGCCGCGGCGAACATATCCGTCCGAGTAACGACGTAGGCGGTGTTGATGCCGCCTTGCGAGAAGCCGGAGACGAACAGGCGGTCGGCGTCGGCCCACCCGCGTTCGACGAGTTCCTCGACGCCCGAGACGATGTCGTCGGCCTCGCGCGGTCCCCACTCGCCGCGGATGGATTCGCTGAATGCGCGGCCGTACGACGTGGAGCCGCGGTAGTTGACGTTGAAGACGACGTAGCCCCGGCCGGTCCAGTAGCTGTAATCGAAGCTGAATCCGGGGGCGTCGTAGGCGGTGGGACCGCCGTGGATGTGAGCGATGAGCGGTCGAGACTCCTCACTCTCCCCTTCCGGGTCGAACCCGTCGGGGAGGTACGCGAGTCCCTCCACTTCGATTCCGTCGCCGTTTTCGTAGTGAACTCGCTCGCAGGTTGGCAGCGCGGCGTCGGCCAGCAGGTCGTCGTTCAACCGCGTCAGCCGTAGCGGGTCGCTCCCGTCGAGGTCGGCGGTGTCGAGCGCGTACAGGTCCGCGCCCTCGCTCGGGTGGCTCAGACAGACGACGGCGCGGTCGCCGCCGACGGAGAACCGGGTGACGGTCCGGTCGATCCCCTGCTTCTCGAACGCGCGCTCTGGGTCGTCTCGCTCGGCGTCAAGGCGGACGAGTCGGGTCAGCGCCTCGTCGCCGACGGGTGCGAGGAGCTCGTCGTCGCTCACCCACTCGGGTGCACCGCTCCGCGCCCGGGTGCGGTCCAGCGAGGCTGAAATCGACCGCGGCTCCGAATCTTCGGCGTCGCGGACGACGTACACTTCGGTCGGGTGGTAGGTGTTCGTCGGGTTCGCGCCGTCGAACGCGAGTCGCTCGCCCGCCGCGTTCCACCGCGGGTTCGAGACGCCGACGCCGCCGTCGGTGAGCCGTCGGAGGTTCCCGCCGTCGGGCGCGACGGTGTAGAGGTCCTGCTCGAACGTGTGGTCGGGCTTCTCGCCGCGGTACGACCGGAAGGCGATGCGGTCGTCCGCGCCCCACGCCGGGTGGAGGCCTCCAGTGCTCATCGCCCCGCGGGCGTAGGCGTCGTCGAGTCGTCGTGACTCCCTAGTCGCCACGTCCACGACGAACAGGTAGCTCCGAACGTCGTCCAAAAAGCCCATTCCGTCGCGCTTGTGCTGGAGGCGGGTGATTTCGACCGGGCCGCCGTCGCGGCGGTCGTCGAGGTACTCGCGCTGCTCCTCGGTCGGGTCGCGCGCGGCGACGACCACTCTGTCCCCTTCGGGCGACCAGTCGAACTCGCGGACGCCCTCGTCGAACTCGGTGACTTGACGGGCGTCGCCGCCGAGCGCGAGGTCGAACAGCCAGACCTGTGGTTTCGGCTCCTCATCACCGTCGCTGCCGCGGCTCTCTTCGCCGTCCTCGTCTACCTCGCTTTCGTCTCCCGATTCGTCGCTTCGACCGACTTCGAGCGCCACGTCGCGGTCGCGACTCGCGAGAAACGCGAGTCGTTCTCCCGTCGGTCCCCACGCGGGCAACCCGGCGTCGGAGGCGCGGGTGAGACGGTGCGGCTTCCGACTCCCGTCTGTAGGCGCGACGAACAGCGATCTGCGCGTCTCGTTGGCGTCGGGGTCGCTCTCGGCGACGACGAACGCGACACGGTCGCCGATGGGCGAGACGGCCACGTCCCGGATTCGTCGGAGGTCGTAGAAATCTTCGAGCTCGAGCGGGTCTGCCATGCGGTCATCTCCCAACCACGACACATGTCGGTTCTGGTCGCGGAACGGGTCGCCGGGGCAGTCGGTCGCGGCGGGAGCTGAGTCACCGGACGACCCGACTCGAATCCGACAGCAAGCATTGTTTCGTGGCGGCGATTTAAGCCCACTCGCGGTAAGTGCGGTACATGAGCCAGCAGCAACCGCACCCGGACGAGGGTCAGGAAGGGGCCGATGCCGACCGCTTCGCGGGCGAGAAAGACCCTGACCTGCCGAGTTCGGCGGTCACGTCGGGCGCCGAGCGCGCCCCGCACCGAGCGATGTTCCGCGCGATGGGTTTCGACGACGACGACCTCTCGGCGCCGATGGTCGGCGTCGCCAACCCCGCCGCCGACATCACGCCGTGTAACGTCCACTTAGACGACGTGGCCGACGCCGCCATCGCCGGCGTCGAAAGTGCAGATGGAATGCCCATCGAGTTCGGCACCATCACCATCTCCGACGCCATTTCGATGGGGACCGAGGGGATGAAAGCCTCGCTCATCTCCCGCGAGGTCATCGCCGACTCGGTCGAACTCGTCGCCTTCGGCGAGCGGATGGACGCGCTCGTCACCGTCGCCGGATGCGACAAGAACCTCCCGGGGATGATGATGGCAGCCATCCGCACCGACCTCCCCACTGTGTTCCTCTACGGCGGCTCCATCCTCCCGGGCGAGCACGAGGGCCGCGACGTGACGGTGCAGAACGTCTTCGAGGGCGTCGGCACCTACGCGCAGGGCGAGATGAGCGCCGACGAGTTGGACGACCTCGAACGCCACGCCTGCCCCGGCGCGGGGTCGTGCGGCGGGATGTTCACCGCGAACACCATGGCCTCCATCTCCGAGGCGCTCGGGCTCGCGCCGCTCGGCAGCGCCAGCGCCCCCGCCGAGTCCGACGAGCGATACGAGATCGCCGAACGGGCCGGCGAACTCGCGCTCGAAGCGGTCGAGGACGAGCGCCGCCCCTCCGACATCCTCTCGCGGGAGTCGTTCGAGAACGCCATCGCGCTGCAGGTGGCGATGGGCGGGTCGACCAACGCCGTCCTGCACCTCCTCGCACTCGCCGCCGAGGCGGGTATCGACCTCGACATCGACGACTTCGACGACATCTCCCGGCGCACGCCCAAGATAGCGAACCTGCAACCCGGCGGCACGCGCGTGATGAAGGACCTCCACGACGTCGGTGGCGTACCGGTCGTCCTCCGGCGGCTGCTCGACGCCGACCTGCTCCACGGTGACGCGATGACCGTCACCGGCCGGACGATGGCCGAGGAACTCGACCACCTCGACATCGACGACGACGGAATCGACGCGGACTTCCTCCGCCCAGTGTCGGACCCGTTCTACGACGAGGGGGCGATCAAAATTCTGAAGGGCAACCTCGCGCCCGACGGCGCGGTCATCAAGGCGACGGGCGACGACGCGTTCCACCACACCGGTCCCGCGAGGGTGTTCGAAAACGAGGAGGACGCGATGCGCTACGTCCAGTCGGGCGAAATCGAGTCCGGCGACGTCATCGCCATCCGCAACGAGGGACCGCAGGGCGGCCCCGGCATGCGAGAGATGCTCGGCGTCACCGCCGCCGTCGTGGGGCAGGGCCACGAGGACGACGTGGCGCTGCTGACTGACGGTCGGTTCTCCGGAGCGACGCGCGGACCGATGGTCGGCCACGTCGCGCCCGAGGCGGCCGTCGGCGGTGCAATCGCGCTACTCGAAGACGGCGACGAGGTGACCGTCGACATCCCGAACCGGACGCTCGCCGTCGACCTGACGGACGGGGAACTCGACGAGCGCCGCACCGACTGGGAGCCAAACCCGCCGAACTACACCTCCGGCGTGCTGGCGAAGTACGGCCAGTCGTTCGACTCGGCGGCGAACGGAGCCGTCACCAATCCGGCGGTGAAGCGAGACGACTGAGTTTTTGGTCCAGATTTTTGCGTCGGCTACGGCCGTCCCCACTCGTAGAACCAGTAGGCGAGACCGAACAGCATCAACCCGATTCCGAGCGTCGACGTTGCCGGTTCGGGGATGAGAAAGAGCACGAATCCGGCGACGATGAGGAGCCCCGGTCCGATGTCGTCGGTGTAGTTCGCGA
This genomic stretch from Haloprofundus salilacus harbors:
- the ilvD gene encoding dihydroxy-acid dehydratase, yielding MSQQQPHPDEGQEGADADRFAGEKDPDLPSSAVTSGAERAPHRAMFRAMGFDDDDLSAPMVGVANPAADITPCNVHLDDVADAAIAGVESADGMPIEFGTITISDAISMGTEGMKASLISREVIADSVELVAFGERMDALVTVAGCDKNLPGMMMAAIRTDLPTVFLYGGSILPGEHEGRDVTVQNVFEGVGTYAQGEMSADELDDLERHACPGAGSCGGMFTANTMASISEALGLAPLGSASAPAESDERYEIAERAGELALEAVEDERRPSDILSRESFENAIALQVAMGGSTNAVLHLLALAAEAGIDLDIDDFDDISRRTPKIANLQPGGTRVMKDLHDVGGVPVVLRRLLDADLLHGDAMTVTGRTMAEELDHLDIDDDGIDADFLRPVSDPFYDEGAIKILKGNLAPDGAVIKATGDDAFHHTGPARVFENEEDAMRYVQSGEIESGDVIAIRNEGPQGGPGMREMLGVTAAVVGQGHEDDVALLTDGRFSGATRGPMVGHVAPEAAVGGAIALLEDGDEVTVDIPNRTLAVDLTDGELDERRTDWEPNPPNYTSGVLAKYGQSFDSAANGAVTNPAVKRDD
- a CDS encoding S9 family peptidase, translating into MADPLELEDFYDLRRIRDVAVSPIGDRVAFVVAESDPDANETRRSLFVAPTDGSRKPHRLTRASDAGLPAWGPTGERLAFLASRDRDVALEVGRSDESGDESEVDEDGEESRGSDGDEEPKPQVWLFDLALGGDARQVTEFDEGVREFDWSPEGDRVVVAARDPTEEQREYLDDRRDGGPVEITRLQHKRDGMGFLDDVRSYLFVVDVATRESRRLDDAYARGAMSTGGLHPAWGADDRIAFRSYRGEKPDHTFEQDLYTVAPDGGNLRRLTDGGVGVSNPRWNAAGERLAFDGANPTNTYHPTEVYVVRDAEDSEPRSISASLDRTRARSGAPEWVSDDELLAPVGDEALTRLVRLDAERDDPERAFEKQGIDRTVTRFSVGGDRAVVCLSHPSEGADLYALDTADLDGSDPLRLTRLNDDLLADAALPTCERVHYENGDGIEVEGLAYLPDGFDPEGESEESRPLIAHIHGGPTAYDAPGFSFDYSYWTGRGYVVFNVNYRGSTSYGRAFSESIRGEWGPREADDIVSGVEELVERGWADADRLFVSGFSQGGINTAYVVTRTDMFAAAAPEHGIYDFYSLFGTADLHQWYVHDIGLPWEKSEAYRAISSIHDVDEIDTPLLVTAGGEDWRCPPSQAEQLYVSVRRRGVDAKLVVYPDEHHNVGAPERATHRLRELTEWFESHDPGRDDGDGVKKGDA
- a CDS encoding MogA/MoaB family molybdenum cofactor biosynthesis protein, giving the protein MSENEGGLGEQHHGTEPDDDHGHGDGHRSDTDDRLGYRSDTGDHHSHDSDGDDDPHHDDDPHHDDDPHHHHDVETLGFAVVTVSSSRSLDDDPAGDAIAAAFEAEGHELATRELVADEYDGVQGTVNRLVSRDDTDVVVTTGGTGVTPDDVTVGAVEPILEKELPGFGELFRRLSYEEIGTRVVGTRTTAGVTDGVPVFCLPGSENAARLGAEEIIVPEAGHLAGLATRDEGDESGSNGENGEGNGDDEQ